In Triplophysa rosa linkage group LG7, Trosa_1v2, whole genome shotgun sequence, the following proteins share a genomic window:
- the rps10 gene encoding 40S ribosomal protein S10 has protein sequence MLMPKKNRIAIYELLFKEGVMVAKKDVHLAKHPELADKNVPNLHVMKAMQSLKSRGYVKEQFAWRHFYWYLTNEGIQYLRDFLHLPPEIVPATLRRQTRPETARPRPKSLEGERPARLARGEGDRDAYRRSAAPPGADKKAEAGAGAATEFQFRGGFGRGRGQQPQ, from the exons atgTTGATGCCCAAGAAGAACCGTATTGCCATCTATGAGCTCCTCTTCAAAGAGGGCGTCATGGTGGCCAAGAAAGATGTGCATCTTGCGAAACACCCAGAGCTCGCTGACAAGAACGTACCCAACCTTCATGTCATGAAGGCCATGCAG TCTCTGAAGTCACGCGGGTACGTCAAAGAGCAGTTTGCTTGGCGCCACTTCTACTGGTATCTGACCAATGAGGGAATCCAGTACCTGAGGGACTTCCTGCACCTGCCCCCAGAGATTGTGCCCGCCACCCTCCGCCGTCAGACCCGCCCAGAGACTGCCAGGCCCCGCCCCAAGA GTCTTGAGGGAGagagaccggcccgtctggcccGTGGAGAGGGAGACCGAGACGCATACAGACGGTCTGCAGCACCAC CCGGTGCCGATAAGAAAGCCGAGGCTGGTGCAGGAGCTGCCACAGAATTCCAGTTT AGAGGTGGTTTCGGTCGTGGCAGAGGACAGCAGCCGCAGTAA